ACTGAGAACATACGCTCCGCGTTTATCCAACGGTCTGCAATAATTCCAGTAATGGTAGGCATAAAAATGGAAGCAATTCCCATTGTTCCGAAAACAGCTCCAAACTGAGTTCCATCCCAATGTTTTGTGCCAAACCAGAAGTTAGCCATCGTAATCAGCCATGCTCCCCAAACAAAAAACTGGAGAAAACTGAGGATGGTCAGTCGTAATTTTAAATTCATAGTTTATATAAAAAGTATCTCTTTAATCAATGTTCTTTTTCCTCCTCTTGATTTCTTCCTGAATTTCAAGGGCGGTATCATAATCTTCTTCTTTAACGGCGTCATCCAGCAACTTCTGAAGTTCTTCCATAGAAAGAGATTTTAAGTTATCTTCTGCCTGTACGGTTTCCGAGAAAGGCTGATCTTCTTTTGAAACATCTTCCAGTTCCAACAGGATACCGGCTTCGTTCAGAACCTGCTGTGTAGTAAAGATAGGTGCATCAAATCTTACAGCCATCGCAACGGCATCTGAAGTTCTTGCATCAAGGATTAATTCTTCTTCTGTCACCTTATTTTTAAAGTTGATATTTGAAAAGAATACTCCGTCTACAATCTGATAAATAATGACAGATACCAATTCGTAATTGGCAGAAACTATAAATTTTGTGAATAAGTCATGGGTAAGAGGACGCGGTGGATGAATATCTTTCTCCAGTCCAAGAGAAATAGACTGAGCTTCGAAATTTCCTATAACAACAGGTAATTTTATGTGTGTTTCTTCATGCTCCAATAATAGTGCGTACGCCCCTGATTGAGTCTGGCTGTACGATATTCCGCGAATAATTAGCTGCTTATAATCCATAGCTACAAATATAGATTAATTTTTTATTGTGATTTTACTTTTTTACACAAAAATAAAAGCCCGGAAAGCCGAGCTTTTAGTACATTATGTATGATTATCAATCGTCAATAGTTAATTTTGTGATACAGGTGAATTCTTTTATTATTTATTAAAGAATCGATGAGTAAAACATATTGACTATTGCCAATTCTTTTTTTATCCTTTTATTGCTTTGATTTTCTCTGTAAGCGCAGGAATAATCTGGAAAGCGTCTCCTACTACTCCATAATCAGCAGACTTGAAGAACGGTGCTTCAGGGTCGCTATTGATTACTACGATAGTTTTTGAAGAGTTTACTCCGGCAAGGTGCTGAATGGCTCCTGAAATCCCTACAGCGATGTAAAGATTGGGTGCAATAGCTTTCCCTGTTTGTCCTACGTGCTCTGTGTGAGGTCTCCATCCGATATCAGAAACAGGCTTAGAGCAAGCTGTAGCAGCTCCTAACACGTTGGCAAGGTCTTCGATCATTCCCCAGTTTTCAGGACCTTTCATCCCTCTACCTGCAGAAACAACGATTTCAGCTTCTTTAAGATCCAATTTACCTGAACTTTGCTCATGAGAAATCACTTTAGTATCTTCATTCGCTACTGAAAGGTTTTTCACTTCTTCTGAACCTGATACTGCGTTTTCTTTTACTCCGAAAGCATTTTGAGAAACAGTAACGATCACACCGTTTCCTTCAGCTTTTGCATGCATGAAACCTTTTCCTGAGAATGCTCTTCTCTTCAACTGGAACGGAGAAAGGCTTTCAGGAGCTTCCAATGCATTGGTCAGTAAAGAATAGTTCTTCATGATTGCAAGCATTGGAGCAATTGAAGAAGCATCTGTAGTGTGAGGGAAAACGATAATGCTTCCGTCTGCTACTTCACTTACAGCCTGTGCGAATGCTTTTGCTGAAAAGCTCTTAAGACCTTCGTCTTTGATATTGATAACGTTTGATGCTCCATATTTGTATAATAAATCTGAAGAATCTGTTGGGTTTACAGAGATCGCTGTAACGGTATCTCCCGCTTTATCTGCAATAGCTTTAGCGTAAGAAACTGCTTCAAAAGCTGCTTTCTTGTAAACTCCGTTTATATTTTCTGCGTATACGAATACTGCCATTTTCTTAAATTTAAAGATTAAAAATTAAAGGATTAAGATTAGATTACCTTAGCTTCTTCGTGAAGTAATCTTACCAATTCGTCCAGATTGTCAGGAGAAACCATTTTCACAGCAGCTCTCGCCGGAACGCTGTCATAAGATACTCCCTGAACTTTTACTTCTAAAGAAGTTGGCTCTACCACTTGCAATGGCTTTGTTCTTGCAGACATAATCCCTCTCATATTCGGTATGATAAGGTCTTTTTCGTCTACTAATCCTTTCTGACCTGCAATAATTGCCGGTAATTTTACAGAAATAGTTTCTTTTCCCCCTTCAATTTCTCTTACTGCAGTTGCTTCGCTTCCGCTTACGTCTAATCCTACTGATGCGTTTACGAAAGGCAGATTCAATAACTGAGCTACCATTCCGGGAACAGATCCTCCGTTATAATCAATTGATTCTTTACCGCAAAGGATAAGGTCATATCCTCCGTTTTGAGCCACTGCAGCAATTTCTTTTGCTGTAGAATAGCTATCCTGCGGATCCAGGTTTACTCTTACGGCATCATTGGCACCGATTGCTAAAGCTTTTCTGATTACAGGTTCTGTAGCAGCATCTCCTACGTTGATTACTGTTACGGCCGCTCCCTGAGATTCCTGAAGTTTAATCGCTTTTGTCAGCGCAAATTCGTCTAGAGGGTTGATTACCCACTGAATTCCGTTTTTGTCGAAAGCAGATTTGTCTGCTGTAAAGTTAATTTTGGAAGTAGTATCCGGAACACTACTAATACAAACTAATATTTTCATGTGTACTATTTTATTTTTTCTCTTTTATGCATAAAATCATGACAGTTTATGCAGAGATTTTGTTTGAATTAATTTTTGCTAATATAGATAAAAAATATATTATGCATGCATAATACTTATTAAATTATTATTCAATACATTAGATGTACTTACTTGCCTGGCCTTGTTGCCCTAAACTCTATTTTA
This genomic window from Chryseobacterium sp. MEBOG06 contains:
- a CDS encoding bifunctional nuclease family protein, translated to MDYKQLIIRGISYSQTQSGAYALLLEHEETHIKLPVVIGNFEAQSISLGLEKDIHPPRPLTHDLFTKFIVSANYELVSVIIYQIVDGVFFSNINFKNKVTEEELILDARTSDAVAMAVRFDAPIFTTQQVLNEAGILLELEDVSKEDQPFSETVQAEDNLKSLSMEELQKLLDDAVKEEDYDTALEIQEEIKRRKKNID
- a CDS encoding electron transfer flavoprotein subunit alpha/FixB family protein, giving the protein MAVFVYAENINGVYKKAAFEAVSYAKAIADKAGDTVTAISVNPTDSSDLLYKYGASNVINIKDEGLKSFSAKAFAQAVSEVADGSIIVFPHTTDASSIAPMLAIMKNYSLLTNALEAPESLSPFQLKRRAFSGKGFMHAKAEGNGVIVTVSQNAFGVKENAVSGSEEVKNLSVANEDTKVISHEQSSGKLDLKEAEIVVSAGRGMKGPENWGMIEDLANVLGAATACSKPVSDIGWRPHTEHVGQTGKAIAPNLYIAVGISGAIQHLAGVNSSKTIVVINSDPEAPFFKSADYGVVGDAFQIIPALTEKIKAIKG
- a CDS encoding electron transfer flavoprotein subunit beta/FixA family protein codes for the protein MKILVCISSVPDTTSKINFTADKSAFDKNGIQWVINPLDEFALTKAIKLQESQGAAVTVINVGDAATEPVIRKALAIGANDAVRVNLDPQDSYSTAKEIAAVAQNGGYDLILCGKESIDYNGGSVPGMVAQLLNLPFVNASVGLDVSGSEATAVREIEGGKETISVKLPAIIAGQKGLVDEKDLIIPNMRGIMSARTKPLQVVEPTSLEVKVQGVSYDSVPARAAVKMVSPDNLDELVRLLHEEAKVI